The genomic window GCCGGCCTGGCGCTGCTGCATGGCCTTCTGCAGCTGCTCCACCAGCGCCGGCGGCATGACCACGCGCAAGGCGTTGCCGGCGAGGATCGGCTCGTCGCCGCGGTAGACGAAGGTGCGGGCGACCAGCTCGCGGCCGATCCGCGCCAGCTCCTCCGACTTGCCCTTCGGCGCGGCCAGGGTCACCCGCAGCATCCAGCGCGGACCCTCCACACCGATGATGCGGATCTCGCCGTTGTCGTTCGACCCTACAATCTCGGTGCCCCAGGGCCCCTCCTCCAAGCGGGTGGGCAGGCCGTCGTTCTCGATGCCCTGGATGAGTTCCTTGGCCGAGGACTCCCACTGCCCGCTCGAGCGCGGCGCGGCGAAAGCCACCGGGGTAATGCGCCCCGCCGTGGTGACGATGTGGAGCATCTTCGGACCCTTTTCGCCCATCTCCACCTGGACCTGGGAGCCCTTCGGCAGCGCGATCTTCATCGAGCCCAAGTCGAGCGTGCCAGCGGAGAAATCGCTAAAGTCGAAGTCCTCGTAGTTCAGGCTGTCGCCGTCGAAGGGGCCGGTGTCCCCGCCGACGGCGTCGTGCTCGACGACGTTGACGCTAATGCCCGCAGCGCCCGGGAAACCGTTGGCTACCGCGGCATCGCCGGGCGTATCCGGCACGTCATCCAGACGGTCGACGGGTGCGTTATCCGGCGCCTGTTCCGCCGCCGGTTCTGCCGCGGACGGCTCAGGGGCGCGGTTGTCCTTGCTCTTCTTGCCGAAAGGCCACAAAGCCATGGTTAAAAAGTCCTTTACTCATCGACGTCTATCCGTTCCACTGTAGCCCCTCGCCGCGGGGCCTACACGCCGGTCGAACCGTAACCGCCGTCTCCGCGGACAGTTTCGTCCAGCTCGGAGACCTCCACGAACTCGGCCAGCTCGACCTTCTGGATTACCAGCTGGGCGATCCGCATGCCGCGCGTAATCTCAATCGGCGTGGCTGGGTCGAGGTTGACCAGGCAGACCTTGATCTCGCCGCGGTAGTCGGCATCGATGGTGCCCGGGGTGTTGACAATGGAAAGCCCCTGCTTGGCGGCCAGGCCCGAGCGCGGGTGCACCAGGCCGACGGTGCCCACCGGCAGCGCCAGGGCGATGCCAGTGCCCACCAGCGCGCGCTCCCCCGGGGCGAGGGTCACGTCCTCGGTGGCATAGAGATCGGCGCCGGCGTCGCCGCGGTGGGCGCGGTGCGGCATCGGCAGCTCGGGGTCGAGGCGTTTGATCTGGACGGAGAGGTTTGTATCCGGAGTGCTAGTCACGTCCGTTAGCCTACCTTCCCCGCCCGGCAGCTTTGCCTTGTGCCCCGGGCGGTGCGATAGACTGGCATACCGTGAAACCTGCGGACAATAGTGGCAACGACCTGAACCCCAGCGCGAATTCCGAGGTCATCTACCAGGAACGCCAGTGGGTTCCTTGGTATTTCTGGGTGCTGGCGGCCATCGTCATCGCCGTGACCACCGCAACGGTCGGGCTAAACCGGTCGGGCATTTGGCCGCTGACCGCCGCCATCGTGCTCATCGCGGTGGCCGTGTGGGTGCTGGTCTCCTGGTCCTCGACCGTCGTCACCGTGGAAAAGGACCCCGACGGCACCCGCTGGCTCAGCGTGAAAGACGCCCAGCTGCCCAGCGATGTCGTGGCCCGTTCGCTGGCCGTTCCCAAGTCCGCCCGCCGCAACGCGCTGGGCCCGCAGCTGGATCCCGCGGCGTTCCTCTCGACCCACGAGTGGGTGGATGAGCTCGCCATGTTCGTCCTCGATGACCCGGATGACCCGACCCCCTACTGGCTCATCGCCAGCAAGGACCCGGCCGCGCTCATCGAGGCTTTCGTCCCCGAGCAAGCAGAGCAGGCCCTACGCAGTTATCGCAGCGCCTAAGAGCGCCTCACTGCGCCTAGGCGCAGTCCATGCAGACCTTGTCGCCGTCTTCCTCGTAGGACAGGCGCTTGTTGTCCTGGACCAGGAAGCAGACCGAGCAGGTGAACTCGTTTTCCTGGCGCGGCACGACCGTCACGTTGAGTTCTTCACCGCTCAGATCGACTGTCGGCGGCTCGAAGGGCTCGACGATTTCGCCGTCGTCGTCCATGGCGCTGTTTTCGCTCTCGGCGGCCTTCAGCCCCTCCAGGGAATCGGTCTCCAATTCGTCTTCCACGCGCCGCCGCGGTGCGTCGTAATCGGTTGCCATAACTGCACGCTCCAATCGGTTTTCATGCAAACTTGTGCAGGGAAATCAACTATGTCGATCGCGCATACTAAAGCACAATCGCACCGCTGTCACACTCGCAGGTAGAACCCACGAACGTGGGTACCCCCTTAACGCCTTTAACCCTGCGCCCGCGGCGCCATGCGCTACACTTTCCGGCATGCACACGAGTGAGGATTCGACCGCCGGAAATGCCCCGCTAGCCTACGGGATCGACATTGGCGGTTCCGGAATCAAGGGAGCCATCGTGGACCTGGAATCCGGGCAGCTGCACTCCGCCCGGCAGAAGATCGCCACTCCCCAGCCTTCTACCCCCGCGGCCGTGGCCGAGACCGTGGCCGAAGTCGTGGACCACCACGGCTGGGAGGGGCCCGTCGGTATTACGGTGCCGGCCATCGTGCGCGACGGCATCGTCCAGTCCGCGGCCAACATCGACCCCAGCTGGATCGGCGTCGACGCCCAAGCCCTCTTCCGCGACCAGCTCGGCGGGCGCGAGGTCGTCGTGCTTAACGATGCCGACGCCGCCGGCCTCGCCGAAGTCGCCCACGGCGATCCCGTCGCCCGCCAGGGCGCGGCCATCTTCCTGACCATCGGCACCGGCATCGGCTCGGCCTTCCTCCTCGACGGGCGGCTCTTCCCCAACACCGAGCTAGGCCACCTGGAGGTCAAGGGCAAGGAGGCCGAGCACGTGGCATCGTCAGCCGTCAAAGAGCGCGAGGACTTAAGCTTTAAAAAGTGGGCCAAACGCCTCAACCGCGTGCTGTATACCTATGAAAAGCTGTTTAACCCGCAGGTATTTATCGTCGGCGGCGGGATCTCGCGGAAATTCGAAAAATGGGGCCCGCACCTGTCCATCGATACCCAGATCGTGCCAGCGCAACTGCGCAACGAAGCCGGCATTATCGGCGCGGCGATGGCCGTTAACGCACACGTACAACCCTAAGATAAAGCTAAGGTGCGGCGGCGGGAGCACGACCCCGCTGTCACAAGAGTTGACCAGAATGCTCTATACTGGGCGGTCGATCGTAACTAGATAAACCGACCGCCACTGCGCGGTATAGGTTTTGACTGTAACAATTAAGGCGAAAGGGCGTACGTGGCAGCCACTGATTCTTCCGACAAGGTACTCGGCGAGGACGCAGAGGCAAATACCCCTGCGGGAAAGCCTGCCGCCAAGGCGGCAAAGAAGACGGCCAAAAAGACCGCCAAGAAGACCGCTAAGAAGTCGGCGAAGAAAACGGCTAAGAAGTCAGCTAAAAAGACCGCCAAGAAGTCGACCCGTAAGGCTGCGCCGAAGAAGGCGGCCACCAAGAAGGCCAAGGACGACGAGCAGAACCTCGCCGCCACCGCGGCCGAGGAGCAAAAGCCGGAGACCGACGCCGAGGACGAGTTCGGCGCCAGTGTCACCGACGACGACTTCGAGCCGGACCACGCCGACTTGGAAGAGCACCTCGACGACGAGGAAGACGACCTGGCCGGCGACGTCGACGAGGAGGACGAGGATGAAGACGACGGCTCCTCGGTCTGGGACGAGGAAGAATCCGCCGCGCTGCGCCAGGCCCGCAAGGACGCCCAGCTGACCGCGTCCGCGGACTCCGTGCGCGCCTACCTCAAGCAGATCGGTAAGGTCGCCCTGCTGAACGCGGAGCAGGAGGTCTCGCTGGCCAAGCGCGTCGAGGCCGGCCTCTACGCCCAGCACCGCATGGATGAGATGCAAAAGGCGCTTGCCGACGGCGACAAGGACGCCAAGCTCTCCCCGTCGCTCAAGCGCGACCTGCGCACCATCTCCCGCGACGGCCGCAAGGCCAAGAACCACCTGTTGGAGGCCAACCTCCGCTTGGTGGTCTCCCTGGCCAAGCGCTACACCGGCCGCGGCATGGCCTTCCTCGACCTCATCCAGGAAGGCAACCTGGGGCTTATCCGCGCCGTGGAGAAGTTCGACTACACCAAGGGGTACAAGTTCTCCACCTACGCCACCTGGTGGATCCGCCAGGCCATTACCCGCGCCATGGCCGATCAGGCCCGCACGATCCGTATCCCAGTACACATGGTCGAGGTCATCAACAAGCTGGGCCGCATCCAACGCGAGCTGCTGCAGGACCTGGGCCGCGAGCCCACCCCGCAGGAGCTGGCCAAGGAGATGGACATCACCGAGGAAAAGGTGCTGGAAATCCAACAGTACGCGCGCGAGCCCATCTCGCTGGACCAGACCATCGGCGACGAGGGCGACAGCCAGCTGGGCGACTTCATCGAGGACTCCGAGGCCGTCATCGCCGTCGATGCCGTCTCCTTCACCCTCCTGCAGGACCAGCTCCAGGACGTGCTGACCACCCTGTCCGAGCGCGAGGCCGGCGTGGTGCGCCTGCGCTTCGGCCTGACCGACGGCATGCCGCGGACTTTAGACGAAATCGGCCAGGTCTACGGCGTTACCCGCGAGCGTATCCGCCAGATCGAGTCCAAGACCATGTCGAAGCTGCGCCACCCCTCGCGCTCTCAGGTCCTGCGGGATTACCTCGACTAAATTGCCCTCCCCGCCACCGAGCCCGAGCCTTGACCGATGTTTAAGGTTCGGGCTCAGTCGTGTCACTGCTACTGCCCACATTCTTGTTTCACCACTTCAGGAGTTTTAACCCGTGGCCTTCCCTGCAGATTTCCCCTCTTGCCTCCAGCATTTTTCCACCACCGCTGAGCGCCTGCGCGCCGCCGACGATGCCCTAGCCGGCCAGGACCCGGCCGAGCTGAGCGCCGCCCAGCTCGATTGGCTCAGCACCGAGTTTGGCCGCGCCTTGGCAGCCGCGGAGGCCCCGGCCGAGGTCGTGAGCGCCCACGCCAACGTCGTGGCGGCGGTTTTGACCAACGCCCGCACCCAGCTGGCCGATGCCGACTCCTTCTGGGACGTCGCCGCCGCCCAGCTGCAGATCGACGGGGAGGCGCTGGAGGCGGTGCGCGAGGCGGCATCGGCGGCCGGGGCGGATACGGAGCCGCTGGAGCTGCCGGTGGTACCTTATGCGGAGTTTCGCCCGTGGCTGGAGCTCGACCCGGAAGCCGGGCGCCTGAGCCTGGTCCTGCCCGACCCGTCGAGCGCCTGGTCCGTCGACGCGGGCTTCGACACCTTCCGGATTAGCCCGCAGCCCCAGCCGCCCGAGCTGCGCGATGCCCCCTCCCGCGTCGCGCTCGTCCAGCCGACCGCGCGCATTACCGCCACGCACGCCGCCAGCGGCACCAAGCACCGCCTGGGCGTGGTGGCCGAGGACTTCCCCGTCCTGTTTTTCGGCCCGGACTGCCGCCCGCTGCCGGACCAGCACCGCATCACTGCCCCGTCGGTTTTCGTCCTCGCGCCGACGCGCACGAAGTTTTCGGCCGAGGGGGCGGCCGTGGAGGTCGCCGACGAGCTGCGCTTTACCACCTGGCCGGAGTGGTCCCTGTTCGAGCTGCGAGACCTGGCCGCCGCGGACGTCGAGACGCTGACGGTTGCGCTGGATCACCCGGCTAGCTTCACCACCCGCCAGGTGCGCGTGTCCGCCCCGGAGGATCCGCATTCGCGCCTGCCGGAGTGGCACAGCGCCGACAACGCCATTCCGGACCTGCGCGGCACGGATGCCGGGCGTATCTACGGCTCCTCGCCGCGGCTGGTGCTGCCGGTCGATCCGGCCCCGGAGTGGTCCGTGGAGCTGTACTACGTCGACCCGTTGGGCGAGCGCGAACTCGTCGAGCAGCTGGTGGAGCTGGCCGAGTTCCAGGGCCAGGAGCTGGCGCTGTTCGCCGACGCCTACGAGGACGCCTGGGTCGGCCGCTACGAAGTCGACGTGATGCGCGACGAGACCCTGGTGGGTCGCCGCACCTTCAATATGGCCGAGGGCTTCGACCTGCACGTGACCTATAACGGCGCGCAGTTTAGGCACCCCGACCAGGCCGCCGACGCCAACGCCTACACCAAGGCCTACTACTCCCAGCGCAAGGGGGCGGAAAAGTACATCGACGTGCCCTTCGACAAGACGCAGTCCGTGCCTCGCGGTGCCGAGACCGCCATGTTCCAGATCTCCAACGCCGTGGACTACTGCCTCGACGTCGTGGTGGTGCCCAAGGCGCTGAAGTACTCACTGGACCTGCGCGGCGAGCAGCCGGACTGGGACACCCACCCCGGCACCATCCCGCAGGGCTCGCTGGCCCGCAACGGCGAGCTGAAGGTGCGCTTCCCCGTGGCCATCGGCGGGTCGGCGGCCCTGTTGCTGACCCACGAGGTCTCCCGCAAGGTCAGGGTCATCCAGCTCAAGCGCCGTCGCCACGGCCGCGTGTTTACGGTGGGCAATTCCGCCATCCAGCACGCCTTCCCCGAAGCCCACGCCAACTTGGTGGCGACGCTGGCGTGGCACCCGGCATCGGCGGCGCAGACGTGGGCCGAGCTGTCCGATTCCTTCGGCTCGGAGCTCGAGTTCGAGAAGGCGTGGGAGGCGCACGCGACCCCGGACGTACAGCTGGCTACCCTGCTGCGACTCAATGAGTCGGAGTTTGAGCTGTCGGGGCGGATTGTGGGCGATAGCCTCCGGCTGTCCGGCAACGCGATGGGCCGGCAGCTGACCGGTTTCCTGTGGCCGGTCACGCGCCCGGACATCGCGCCGTGGCGGGTGGAATTTTCCGCCCAGCTGTCCACGCGCGTGCCGGAGGAGCTGCAGGAGGCGGGTCCGCTGGCCGTCGACGTGGTCGAGGCACAGCCGGGTTACCAGGCCAAGGCGCCGAACCGGCCGTCGATGCGCGCTTTCATCGTCGCCCAGGACGGCTACTTCGACGACGGCCACGGCGACGAGCTGGCCTACAAGCTGTCTGGCGCTAACCCGCGGGCAACCGTTGCCAAGCACGAGCAGCCCGCCTTGTGGCGCCACCTGTTCGCGCTGCGCAACTTGGGCCCGTCCGCTACCCGGCCGATGGCCGGCGTGTTGCGCAAGACCATCGATGCCGACCCGCGCCACATGCTCGAGGCGCTGGGGCGGTCCAACGTGCGCTCCGGCGACCAGCCAGCCCTGGCGATTGCGCACGGGCTGGCCAACTACGACTTCCACAGCAACGGCGAGCGCGTGGCGGAGTTCCGCGCCCTGCCGTGGATTCGCGTCGTGGAGCAGCTCAACGATCTCGTCGATGGGCACGCCGATTGGGACGATGCCACCGATTTCATCCGCACCGCCGGCGGCGAGGTGCTGCTGGAGCTGCTGCGCGGCGGCGAGGACACCGGCACCGCGGACACGCAGCAGGTGATGAAGGAGGTGCTGACGGCCGCCAAGGCGAACAACACGCAGCAGGCGCTCGAGGCGCTCTACGATGTCGCCCCCGCCCGCCGCGTCGCCGATGCCTCTGCCCTGCGCCACGGCTGGGCCGAGATCCTGCGCCGGCGCAAGAAGTTCATCGACGTCACGGGCTTCGCGGAGTTCCGGGAGGAGATGATGAAGCAGGAGGCCAACGTGGTCGGCGACGAGATCCGCGCGCACCTGCACCTGCTGCGCCGCTTCGCGCACACCGCCGGCAAGCGCCAAAAGAACCAGTGGGCCTGGGTGCCGTACCTGTCGGCCATGGCCGCGCACATCACGCGCGCCGGCGCCGCCGAGCTCAAGGGGCGGGTCTCCTATTACGTGCCGCTGAAGCCGGAGCACCTGACCACCTGGGCGGAGCTGGCGCAGCTGGCCCCGACGCTGACCATCTACGATGTCGTCCGCGAGGAAGCCCGCCAACTCGTCCGCGCGAACGGGCCGGTCGAGCGCCTCTAGGCACGCCGAGTAGGCGCTACGGACGTGGTCCGTGGCGCCTTTTCGCGTCTTTCAGCTGGGCGTGTTCCTTGTGGCCCGGCAGTCGTAGGGCTTGGCTGGTCTATCCTTGTCCCTCGGCTGGCTTTCCTTCCAGCTCGGCTGACCCTATTCCTTGGGGTTTGCGGCTGACCCC from Corynebacterium confusum includes these protein-coding regions:
- a CDS encoding DUF3710 domain-containing protein, which gives rise to MALWPFGKKSKDNRAPEPSAAEPAAEQAPDNAPVDRLDDVPDTPGDAAVANGFPGAAGISVNVVEHDAVGGDTGPFDGDSLNYEDFDFSDFSAGTLDLGSMKIALPKGSQVQVEMGEKGPKMLHIVTTAGRITPVAFAAPRSSGQWESSAKELIQGIENDGLPTRLEEGPWGTEIVGSNDNGEIRIIGVEGPRWMLRVTLAAPKGKSEELARIGRELVARTFVYRGDEPILAGNALRVVMPPALVEQLQKAMQQRQAGNTNAGNAGNAANAGNTGSDGQRTAADEEREKQLREQMWRLLSSGNSNGTGNSAGADNGSAADGAGSQDAGDDNSDR
- the dut gene encoding dUTP diphosphatase; its protein translation is MTSTPDTNLSVQIKRLDPELPMPHRAHRGDAGADLYATEDVTLAPGERALVGTGIALALPVGTVGLVHPRSGLAAKQGLSIVNTPGTIDADYRGEIKVCLVNLDPATPIEITRGMRIAQLVIQKVELAEFVEVSELDETVRGDGGYGSTGV
- a CDS encoding DUF3093 domain-containing protein, translated to MKPADNSGNDLNPSANSEVIYQERQWVPWYFWVLAAIVIAVTTATVGLNRSGIWPLTAAIVLIAVAVWVLVSWSSTVVTVEKDPDGTRWLSVKDAQLPSDVVARSLAVPKSARRNALGPQLDPAAFLSTHEWVDELAMFVLDDPDDPTPYWLIASKDPAALIEAFVPEQAEQALRSYRSA
- a CDS encoding DUF4193 domain-containing protein; translated protein: MATDYDAPRRRVEDELETDSLEGLKAAESENSAMDDDGEIVEPFEPPTVDLSGEELNVTVVPRQENEFTCSVCFLVQDNKRLSYEEDGDKVCMDCA
- the ppgK gene encoding polyphosphate--glucose phosphotransferase, giving the protein MHTSEDSTAGNAPLAYGIDIGGSGIKGAIVDLESGQLHSARQKIATPQPSTPAAVAETVAEVVDHHGWEGPVGITVPAIVRDGIVQSAANIDPSWIGVDAQALFRDQLGGREVVVLNDADAAGLAEVAHGDPVARQGAAIFLTIGTGIGSAFLLDGRLFPNTELGHLEVKGKEAEHVASSAVKEREDLSFKKWAKRLNRVLYTYEKLFNPQVFIVGGGISRKFEKWGPHLSIDTQIVPAQLRNEAGIIGAAMAVNAHVQP
- a CDS encoding RNA polymerase sigma factor — its product is MAATDSSDKVLGEDAEANTPAGKPAAKAAKKTAKKTAKKTAKKSAKKTAKKSAKKTAKKSTRKAAPKKAATKKAKDDEQNLAATAAEEQKPETDAEDEFGASVTDDDFEPDHADLEEHLDDEEDDLAGDVDEEDEDEDDGSSVWDEEESAALRQARKDAQLTASADSVRAYLKQIGKVALLNAEQEVSLAKRVEAGLYAQHRMDEMQKALADGDKDAKLSPSLKRDLRTISRDGRKAKNHLLEANLRLVVSLAKRYTGRGMAFLDLIQEGNLGLIRAVEKFDYTKGYKFSTYATWWIRQAITRAMADQARTIRIPVHMVEVINKLGRIQRELLQDLGREPTPQELAKEMDITEEKVLEIQQYAREPISLDQTIGDEGDSQLGDFIEDSEAVIAVDAVSFTLLQDQLQDVLTTLSEREAGVVRLRFGLTDGMPRTLDEIGQVYGVTRERIRQIESKTMSKLRHPSRSQVLRDYLD